The genomic region AGGGCGCGACTCTGGACGAGGCGCTCATGAAAAATCTGAACGAAATCGCCCGGTAGGGCGGTGTTCCATTATGGAGATCGCAATGAGCATGAACATCGGATTCTGGGGCGTCGGCCTCATGGGCGCGCCGCTGGCGCGCCGCCTTATCAAGGCCGGTTACAACGTGCTGGCCTACAGTCGCAATTTGGCCAAAGCGCGGGAAGTTGCGGACGCGGGCAGGACGGGTTCAGCCACGGACCGCGTGGAAGATCTGGCGGCCTGTGACGTGCTGTTCACCTGCCTGGCCCTGCCGGAGCATGTCCGGCGGGCCGTCTCCGGCCCGACGGGTCTGTACGGCCGGATGAACCGCGGCGCGGTCCATGTGGAATGCAGCACCATTGACCCCGCGCTGGCCGAAAGCCTGGCGGAAGAAGCGGCGCGGCGCGGCATCGCCTATGTCCAGGCCACGCTGGGCAAAACGCCGCTTGCGGCCGCCGGGGGCGAAGCCCCCATTTTCACCGGCGGCGACGCCGCGGCCCGCAAGCGGGTCTGGCCCCTTCTTGAGGTCATGGGCAAACCCGAGGACGTCTCCAGCATCAACGCCGCCTGCGCCATAAAACTTATCAGCAATCTGGTGGGAATGGCCAATCTGGCCGTCCTGGCCGAAGGCATGCGCCTGGGGCAGCGCGCCGGCATCGCGCCGGAACTCCTCCTGCGTCTCCTGGCGGATACCGGGGCGCGCGGGTTTCAGATGGAGACGCGCGGTCCCTGGATCGCCAACAAGGATTTCGCGCCGCGCTTCGCGCTCAGCCTCGCCCACAAGGACATGCGGCTGGGCTGCGAGATGGCCCGCCATCAACGGGTTTCCACCCCGGTTCTGGAGGCGGCCCGAGCCGTCTTCGCGGCCGCCGAGGCGCAAGGACTGGGCAAGCTGGATTGCGCCGCCGTAAGCGAAGTTTCGCCGCAAACGGAAGAGGCCTCCGCCCGCTCATAACGCATTTGCCGAAAATCGGCCCCCTTTACGACGCGGTTTGTGTAAAAAAACAACAAAACCATCTCAGGCGTGTTGCTTTTTTGCACAAACCGCGTCGCATATTTCCATAATACGTTAACATTACGTAATAATTTTTAAAAATTTTCAAACTATGCGCCCATGCAACACTTGCTAATAATTCGTATTATTGAGAATAAAAGCACAAAATGAAAATTTTATATAACATACTGATATATAACAGAGTTTATGTAAATTTACGCATCCTCGCACGCGCAAAAAAGAAGCACGCCTCCTCCCGGCCTCAAAAGCATGCTTGTGACATGTCCATATTTTATCATATATAACAACATATTAGAAATTCATCCTTTTTTGGACATCGGCAAAACGTCACTTTAAAATGTTCTTTTTTTCGCAAAGTGGCCCCGATTTTGCTTGTCTGCCCTGTACACGAACTTCCCCCCATAACCCCAAGGAGTAAAAGCCATGAAACGCATTCTGGCCGCGCTGTGCACCATATCCCTGTTGCTCGGGGCAACGTCCGACGCCGGGGCTGCGGAATACCCCAAGATGACCATCCGCGCCGCCACCGCCAACCCCGACGGCAGCCTGCATGTGGAAGCCATCAATAAATTCAAGGAAATTGTGGAAAAGGAATCGGACGGCAAGATCACGGTGCAGACGTTCTACGGCGGCTCCATGGGTGACGAACAGGCCAACGTAAAGCAGTTGCGCACCAATGAGATCCATCTGGCCGTGGTTTCCTGCGGCAACCTGACGCCGTTCGCCTCCAAGGCCGGGGTGTTCTATCTCCCTTACGGCTTCCCCAAAATCGAGGACGCCCGGAAGGTTTTCACCAACGAAGCGTTCATGGACAGAATGGCCGACGAAATCGCCAAGCAGAGCCGCGCCCGGCCGCTTTCCTGGCTGATGGGCGGCTACCGGGTGCTCACCAACTCCAAAAAACCCGTCACCTGCATGGCTGACCTCAAGGGCCTGAAAATCCGCGTGCCCGCCGTGGAACTGCAATTGGAAGCCTTCCGCGCCTGGGGTGTGGAACCGCATCCCCTGTCCTGGTCCGAAACCTTCAACGGTCTGCAGCAGGGCGTTGTGGACGGACAGGAAAATCCCCACACCATCAACCGCGACCAGAAGTTCTGGGAAGTGCAGAAGTACATCACCGACCTGCACTATCTGCTCTGGGTCGGCCCCATGCTGGTTTCCGACCCCTGGTACCGCAAGCTTGATCCCGCGACCAAGGAACTGGTGACCCGCGCCGCCCGCGAAGCCGCCCAGTATGAGTGGCAATGGGCCGCCGAACAGGATGCCCTGGCCCTGCAGCAATGCCTTGAAAAAGGCATGGCCATCAACGCCCTGACCGACGAGGACGCCTGGATGAAGGCGGCCCGGGACATGTGGCCCAAAATCTACGACAAGGTCGGCGGCAAGGAAAATGTGGACGAACTGCTGAAGATCATGGCGCAGTAGCCGGACGCACGGCCGCGTCGCGCGCATCGTCCGGCGCGGCCATTCTTTCAAGGAGCCGATCACCATGTCCTTTTTCAAAAAATGCTATGACAATTTTGAGGAATATGTCTGTGCCGGACTTGTCTTTCTGATGATCTTCTGTCTGGTCCTCCAGGTTGTGATGCGTATTTTCACCGGGTCCTCCTTCGCCTGGACCGAGGAACTGTCCCGCTACAGTTTCCTGTGGGCCGTCTTCGTGGGCGCGGCCCTGGCCGTCAAGCGCGGCGGGCATGTGCGCATCACAGCCCAGTTCGGCCGGCTGGGCGTCAAGGCGCGCCTGTTTTTCCGCGTTCTGGGCGACGCCGTCTGGATAGCCTTCAATATCTATTTCATCACGGTTTGCTGGGAAACGATCCAGGAGGGCCTGGAATATCCGGAAATATCCCCCACCCTGGGCGTGGTCAAAGGCCATGTGGAAATGATCATTCCCTTCTGCTTTCTGCTGGTGAGCTGGCGTATTGTGGAACAGTACTGGAAGCACTGGCGCGCGGGCACCCTGGCCGGCCTTGTGAACTATGAGGAGAACCCCCAATGAGTCCGCTTGAACTTGCCCTGGTCGCGATGGCCGTCCTTTTTCTGCTGGGCGTCCCCATTTTCATGTCGCTGGCCATCGCGGCGGCGGTCACCCTGCTCAGCGGCGACATCCTGCCCATGTCCATCATCCACAATTCCCTGTTCGACGGGCTCAACCTCTTTCCGCTGCTGGCCATCCCCTGTTTTGTGGTGGCCGGGACGCTGATGGAATACGGCAACATCACCCAGCAGATTGTGGATGTGGTCAAGCAGATGGTGGGGCGCATGCACGGCGGCCTGGGCATCACCACCATTCTGGCCTGCACCTTCTTCGCGGCCATCTCCGGCTCCGGTCCGGGCACGGTGGCGGCCGTGGGCACCATCCTCATTCCCGCCATGGTCCGCAACGGTTATTCGCGCGAGTACGCCAGCGCGGCGGCCTCCTCGGGCGGCACCATCGGCATTCTCATCCCCCCCAGCAACCCCATGATCATTTACGCCATTCTGGGCAATCTGTCGGTGACCGCCATGTTCACGGCCGGTTTTCTGCCCGGCTTTCTGGTGGCCTTCGCCATGATCGCCACAGCCTGGCTGCTGGCCCGCAAAAACAATTTCCGCGGGGACGAAACCGAAAAATTCGAATTGCGCAGATTCATGCGCAGCTGCCGCAAATGCTTCTTCGCGCTCATGACGCCCTTCATCATTCTCGGCTCCATCTATTCCGGCTACGCCACGCCGGTGGAAGCCTCGGTGGTGGCCATTCTGTACGCGCTTTTCGTCGGCATCGTCATCAACCGCGCCCTGAAGTGGGAACATATCAACAAGGCCCTGCTGGAAGGCGCCATGGTCTGCGGCGGCGTTCTGCTCATCGTGGGCGCGTCCACCCTGTTCGGCAAAATTCTCACTTTCGAGGAGGCCCCGCAAAAACTCACCGGTCTGGTCATGGGCATTTCAAAGGATCCCTACGTGGTCCTGCTGATGATCATCGCCGTGCTGTATGTGCTGGGCATGTTCATGGAAACCCTGTCCACCATCATCATTCTGGTGCCCGTCCTGCTGCCCATGATTCTGGAACTGGGCATCAATCCCATCCACTTCGGCATCATCCTGGTGGTGACCAACAACGTGGCCATGCTGACGCCGCCGCTGGGGGTCAATCTTTTTGTGGCCTCACGCATAGGCGGCATCTCGGTGGAGCGCCTGTCCCTCGCCGTCTTGCCCTACCTTCTGGCCCTGACGGTGAGCATTCTGATCCTGACCTTTGTGCCGTCCATCAGTACCTTCCTGCCCGATGCGCTGGGCTACGGGAAGTAGCGGCGACATTCAACAACATAAGGAATTTCCATGAAAATCATTGACTTCCGCTTTCGCCCCAGTACGCCGGACGCGGTCAAGGGCATGCTGGGCAACAAGGTTTTCGGCGAGATGTTCGAGCTGTTCCACTATGCCGACCGGGCCAAGCCCGAGCCCATTGAAAAAATCGTCGGGGATATGGAGAAACAGGGCGTGGTCAAGGGCGTGGTCACGGGCCGCGACGCCGAAACCACCTACGGCCTGGCTTCGGCCAATCCCGGTATTGTGGCCCTGATGGAGCGCAATCCCGACAAATTCATCGGCTTCGCCGGGCTGGACCCGCACAAGGGCATGGACGCCCTGGCCGAACTCACGCGCATGGTCACAAAGCACGGCATGCGCGGCGCGGCCATTGATCCGTATCTGGCGCGCATCCCGGCCAGCCACGCCAGGTACTACCCCATTTACGCCAAGTGCTGCGAGCTGGACGTGCCCATCGTCATCACCACCGGGCCCGCCACCCTGGTGCGCGACGCGGTCATGGACGACGCCCATCCCCGCCACATCGACAGGGTGGCGGCGGATTTTCCGGACCTCAAAATCGTCATCAGCCACGGCTGTTACCCCTGGGTCAACGAGGCCGTCATGACCGTGCACCGCAACCGCAACGTCTACATGGATCTGGCGGAATACGAGGAGCAGCCGTTCTCCGAGGGGTATATCCAGGCCGCCAACAGTCTCATCGGCGACAAGCTGCTCTTTGCCAGCGCCGCGCCCTTCATGGATTTCCAGGAGCAGATCGCCCTCTACAAACGCCTGCCCTTCACGCCCGGCGTGCGGGAAAACGTCATGTACAACAACGCGGCCCGGCTGCTCGGCCTGTAGGCGCGCCCCTTTCCGCTTCCGTCTTCCCGCCAGTCCTCCCGGGGAGGCGGAAACGGAAAGAGCGGGGAAACACACTTGCCCCCGGAGAAAAGATGCATGTATAGTCCGCACATGCTGGCCGACTACATCGAACAATTGTGCGACACCTTCCGCGACGCCATCTGCGTCACGGACTGCGAAGGCATTGTGGTGCTGGTCAACCGGCGGCATGCCGAGCTGACGGGCATTCCCAAGGAAAAGATGCTGGGCAGGCGCGTGCAGGACATGGTCCAGAGCGGCGTTTTCGACACGGTGCTCAACACGCGCGTGGTGCGGAGCGGCGAAAAAGTTTCCAGCGTGCAGAATCTCTTCAACGGGCGCACCCTGCTGCTGGACGGCCATCCGGTCAAGAACGCCTCGGGCAAGGTGACCTATGTGGTCACGGTCATTCGCGACGTGACGGCCCTCACCGAGTTGCGCGAGGAAATTTCGGCCCAGAGGGAACTGCTGGAGACCTTTCAGAATCTGAGCAGCGACGCCGCCGGAGCGGGCGGCATCCAGTACCCGCGCGTGCTTCAGAGCCAGGCCATGCAGCGCCTCTACGCCGAGGCCGCCGCCATTGCCGACACTGACGCCACCGTGCTGCTGCTGGGCGAAACCGGCGTGGGCAAGGACGTGGTGGCCCGGCACATCCACCGCCAGAGCCGCCGGGCGGACGCGCCCTTCATCAAGGTGGACTGCGGCAGCATTCCTGAAAATCTCATTGAAACCGAGCTGTTCGGCTATGTGCCGGGCAGTTTTTCCGGGGCCAGCAAGCACGGCAAGGCCGGTCTGGTGGAGGCGGCCTCCTCGGGCACGCTCTTCCTGGACGAGATCGGCGAATTGCCCATGACCATGCAGTCGCGCCTGTTGCGCGTGCTCCAGGACTGGGAGGTGCTGCGCGTGGGAGCCACCACGCCCAAAAAAGTGGACGTGCGCGTCATCGCGGCCACCAACAAGGAACTGGAAAAGGAAGTGGCCCACGGCGCGTTCCGCTCCGATCTCTACTACCGCCTCAAGGTGGCCGTGCTGAACATCCCGCCGCTGCGCAAGCGCCGCGCGGACATCCTGCCGCTGGCCCAGGGTTTTCTGACCTATTACGGCAGGAAATACCGCAAATGCGCCCGTTTTTCCGAAGAAGTGGAGCAGATTCTGCAAAATTACTCCTGGCCGGGCAATGTGCGCGAACTGGAAAATCTGGTGCAGGGCCTGCTGGTCACCTGCAAGCAGGGGATCATCGACGCGCGGGACCTTTCGGGCATCCGCCCGGTCGCGCCCGGTCAGGGGGACCCCGTGGCCGGACGCGGCCTGCCCTCCATTGAGGGCCGCTCGCTCAAAAGCATCATGAAGGAAGTGGAAAACGCGCTCATAGAAGCGGGCCTCAAACGTTACGGCTCCATCGGAGAGCTTTCGCGCCACTTTCAAATGGACCGCAGCACCATTTTCCGCAAGGTCAAGGAGCTGGAGGCCGCCAAAAAGCGTTAGGGGCTGTTTCCAACGAGTCTTTTCGCCCGCCCGCCGCGCCCAACCGGGCCGCCGCCCTTGCTTGGGCTCCGAAATCCGCAAGAATCTTTCAGACATAAAGGACCACGCATGAACGGCCTGTCTCTGGCGCGTGACTACTACGCCGCCTGCCGCCCTATTCTGCTGCAGGCGATACCCGATATCATGGAGCGCGCCGCCGTGGGCCTGGCGGGCGAGGGCTCCGAATGCCTGGGCTGCGACGACGCGTGCTCGCGCGACCATGATTTCGGTCCGGCCTTCTGTCTCTGGCTGCCGCGTGCGGAGCTGCGCGACGCGCGTGAGCGCATTGATGCCGCCCTGGCCCGGCTGCCGAGGGAATTCCACGGCCTTACCTCCCGCTTCGCGCCCGAAGGCCGCCGCGATCCCGCAAACGGACGGGTCGGCCCGCTGGCCATTGAGGATTTTTACGTTTTTTTCACCGGCCTGGACCGGCCGCCCTCCCACTGGCGGGAATGGCTGCGCATCCCGGAATACCAGTTGGCGGCCTGCACCAGCGGCGAGGTCTTCGAAGACGGCGCCGGGGAATTCAGCCGCTGGCGCGAAGCCCTGCTGGCCTGTTACCCGCGCGACGTCCGCCTGAAAAAACTGGCCGCTCGCTGCATGGTCGCGGCCCAGGCCGGACAGTACAACCTGCCGCGTTCTCTGGAACGCGGCGACGGCGTGGCCGCCATGCTGGCGGCGGCGCATTTTGCCGAGGCGGCCCTTTCCCTGGTCTTTCTCTGCAACCGCCGTTACATGCCCTTCTATAAGTGGGCGGGCAGGCTGGGCCGCCGTCTGCCCATACTGGGAGAAGAGTTGGGCCGGACCCTCGACATTCTGGCCGCCCATCCCCTGCGCGGCCCGCGTGACATGGATGCCGTCCGGACCGTGGAGGACTTTTGCGCCGCCGTGGCCGCGCATCTGCGGGCCGTCGGCCTCAGTACGGAGGAGGATTCCTGGCTCTGGGCTCATGGCCCGCATATTCTGCGCCAGGTGGAAAACGAAGAACTGCGCCGTATGGACATGCTCCAGGGCTGACCCGGCACGAGGACCACAGCATGAATACGACTTCATCCCGGCAAAACGACGTACAGGAGGCGCTGGCCCTTTTGGCGCAAGGCCGCCCCGCCGACTGCGAAACCGCCCTGCGCCAGATTCTGCGGCGGCATGAGAATGACGTCCTCTGCCGGGCCGTGTGCCTGGACGGCCTGGGCCGGGCGCTCTTCGCCCTCCGGAGGCCGGTCGAAGCCCTGGACGCGCTGGAGCAAAGCCTGCGCCTGCTGCGCGGCCAGGCAGACGCATCGCGCTCTTCACTCCCCCTGTTGCCGGGCGTCATGCAGAATCTGGCTCACGTCCGCCTGGCCCTGGGCCGGGCGGAGGAAAGCCTGGCCCTGGGGCGGGAGGCCGCGCAACTGGCGGAACAGATTTTCGGGCCGGACTCCCCGCGTCTGGCGGGCGCGCTGCTGCGTCTTTCCGCCGCGTATTACCGCGGGAGAGACTTTGACGAAGCCGAACGGCTCATGCTGCGGGCCAAGGCCATCTGGGAAGCCCAGGACGGCCCTGTCCCGCCGGAGCTGGGCGTCTGCCTGAACAATCTGGGCCGCATCTGCGAGGAACGCGGACAGTTCACCGAGGGCATCGCCCTGCACCGCCGGGCTGTGGCCCTGCGGCGGGAACTTTTGGGTGAACACGAAGACACGGCCTTTTCCCTGGGCAATCTGGGCGTGGCCCTGGCTTCGGACGGACAGTGGGAAGAGGCCGCCGCCGTTCTGGCGGAAGCCATGGGCCTCTACACGCGCCTGGGCAAAGGGGAAAGTCCGGAAGCTGTGGGCTACCGGGCCAATCTGGCCGTCTGCCGCGAGGCGCTCCAGGCGCGGCGCGCCGTGCGCTCTGCGGCCGCAGAGCATCTCAAGTGAAATGCTCCAAACCGGAGGCAAAAAATCATGACTGAAGCACAAGGGCGCGAATCCCTGCTGCGCGAAATCATCGACCGTGAACTGGCCATGTTTCTCGCCACGCCCAACGAGGGCGGCATATCGGCCTGCCAGCAACGGCCCGAAACCTTCCGGGTCATGCGGCGCATGGCCCACGAAGTTCACGACGACGCCACTCTGGCCTCCTATCTGGACGATCTGCGCCGGGCCGAGGAAGAAGGGCGCAACTTCATGCTGGAAAAATACGCGCGTATGGACGAGCGCATGCCGCCCCTCACCCAGAGTCCCTTGCCGGAGGAAATCGCGGACGCGGAAGCGGCC from Desulfovibrio porci harbors:
- a CDS encoding NAD(P)-dependent oxidoreductase encodes the protein MSMNIGFWGVGLMGAPLARRLIKAGYNVLAYSRNLAKAREVADAGRTGSATDRVEDLAACDVLFTCLALPEHVRRAVSGPTGLYGRMNRGAVHVECSTIDPALAESLAEEAARRGIAYVQATLGKTPLAAAGGEAPIFTGGDAAARKRVWPLLEVMGKPEDVSSINAACAIKLISNLVGMANLAVLAEGMRLGQRAGIAPELLLRLLADTGARGFQMETRGPWIANKDFAPRFALSLAHKDMRLGCEMARHQRVSTPVLEAARAVFAAAEAQGLGKLDCAAVSEVSPQTEEASARS
- a CDS encoding TRAP transporter substrate-binding protein — translated: MKRILAALCTISLLLGATSDAGAAEYPKMTIRAATANPDGSLHVEAINKFKEIVEKESDGKITVQTFYGGSMGDEQANVKQLRTNEIHLAVVSCGNLTPFASKAGVFYLPYGFPKIEDARKVFTNEAFMDRMADEIAKQSRARPLSWLMGGYRVLTNSKKPVTCMADLKGLKIRVPAVELQLEAFRAWGVEPHPLSWSETFNGLQQGVVDGQENPHTINRDQKFWEVQKYITDLHYLLWVGPMLVSDPWYRKLDPATKELVTRAAREAAQYEWQWAAEQDALALQQCLEKGMAINALTDEDAWMKAARDMWPKIYDKVGGKENVDELLKIMAQ
- a CDS encoding TRAP transporter small permease; the encoded protein is MSFFKKCYDNFEEYVCAGLVFLMIFCLVLQVVMRIFTGSSFAWTEELSRYSFLWAVFVGAALAVKRGGHVRITAQFGRLGVKARLFFRVLGDAVWIAFNIYFITVCWETIQEGLEYPEISPTLGVVKGHVEMIIPFCFLLVSWRIVEQYWKHWRAGTLAGLVNYEENPQ
- a CDS encoding TRAP transporter large permease, whose amino-acid sequence is MSPLELALVAMAVLFLLGVPIFMSLAIAAAVTLLSGDILPMSIIHNSLFDGLNLFPLLAIPCFVVAGTLMEYGNITQQIVDVVKQMVGRMHGGLGITTILACTFFAAISGSGPGTVAAVGTILIPAMVRNGYSREYASAAASSGGTIGILIPPSNPMIIYAILGNLSVTAMFTAGFLPGFLVAFAMIATAWLLARKNNFRGDETEKFELRRFMRSCRKCFFALMTPFIILGSIYSGYATPVEASVVAILYALFVGIVINRALKWEHINKALLEGAMVCGGVLLIVGASTLFGKILTFEEAPQKLTGLVMGISKDPYVVLLMIIAVLYVLGMFMETLSTIIILVPVLLPMILELGINPIHFGIILVVTNNVAMLTPPLGVNLFVASRIGGISVERLSLAVLPYLLALTVSILILTFVPSISTFLPDALGYGK
- a CDS encoding amidohydrolase family protein, whose protein sequence is MKIIDFRFRPSTPDAVKGMLGNKVFGEMFELFHYADRAKPEPIEKIVGDMEKQGVVKGVVTGRDAETTYGLASANPGIVALMERNPDKFIGFAGLDPHKGMDALAELTRMVTKHGMRGAAIDPYLARIPASHARYYPIYAKCCELDVPIVITTGPATLVRDAVMDDAHPRHIDRVAADFPDLKIVISHGCYPWVNEAVMTVHRNRNVYMDLAEYEEQPFSEGYIQAANSLIGDKLLFASAAPFMDFQEQIALYKRLPFTPGVRENVMYNNAARLLGL
- a CDS encoding sigma-54 interaction domain-containing protein, which codes for MYSPHMLADYIEQLCDTFRDAICVTDCEGIVVLVNRRHAELTGIPKEKMLGRRVQDMVQSGVFDTVLNTRVVRSGEKVSSVQNLFNGRTLLLDGHPVKNASGKVTYVVTVIRDVTALTELREEISAQRELLETFQNLSSDAAGAGGIQYPRVLQSQAMQRLYAEAAAIADTDATVLLLGETGVGKDVVARHIHRQSRRADAPFIKVDCGSIPENLIETELFGYVPGSFSGASKHGKAGLVEAASSGTLFLDEIGELPMTMQSRLLRVLQDWEVLRVGATTPKKVDVRVIAATNKELEKEVAHGAFRSDLYYRLKVAVLNIPPLRKRRADILPLAQGFLTYYGRKYRKCARFSEEVEQILQNYSWPGNVRELENLVQGLLVTCKQGIIDARDLSGIRPVAPGQGDPVAGRGLPSIEGRSLKSIMKEVENALIEAGLKRYGSIGELSRHFQMDRSTIFRKVKELEAAKKR
- a CDS encoding DUF4037 domain-containing protein → MNGLSLARDYYAACRPILLQAIPDIMERAAVGLAGEGSECLGCDDACSRDHDFGPAFCLWLPRAELRDARERIDAALARLPREFHGLTSRFAPEGRRDPANGRVGPLAIEDFYVFFTGLDRPPSHWREWLRIPEYQLAACTSGEVFEDGAGEFSRWREALLACYPRDVRLKKLAARCMVAAQAGQYNLPRSLERGDGVAAMLAAAHFAEAALSLVFLCNRRYMPFYKWAGRLGRRLPILGEELGRTLDILAAHPLRGPRDMDAVRTVEDFCAAVAAHLRAVGLSTEEDSWLWAHGPHILRQVENEELRRMDMLQG
- a CDS encoding tetratricopeptide repeat protein, with amino-acid sequence MNTTSSRQNDVQEALALLAQGRPADCETALRQILRRHENDVLCRAVCLDGLGRALFALRRPVEALDALEQSLRLLRGQADASRSSLPLLPGVMQNLAHVRLALGRAEESLALGREAAQLAEQIFGPDSPRLAGALLRLSAAYYRGRDFDEAERLMLRAKAIWEAQDGPVPPELGVCLNNLGRICEERGQFTEGIALHRRAVALRRELLGEHEDTAFSLGNLGVALASDGQWEEAAAVLAEAMGLYTRLGKGESPEAVGYRANLAVCREALQARRAVRSAAAEHLK
- a CDS encoding DUF4125 family protein; this translates as MTEAQGRESLLREIIDRELAMFLATPNEGGISACQQRPETFRVMRRMAHEVHDDATLASYLDDLRRAEEEGRNFMLEKYARMDERMPPLTQSPLPEEIADAEAAFLEEAARRFPHAIKRNGSDMFRRYLRCELETLSPATLELYAGEIRRARREGRNLVLERHRWLARLLGKGSLKECEAAAAAAGRLKRE